Below is a genomic region from Kryptolebias marmoratus isolate JLee-2015 linkage group LG12, ASM164957v2, whole genome shotgun sequence.
taaccactttgttaaaaacttctctctgctcctacttGTGACCCTTTtatttcctccaccaaggaggttctgtttctggttgtgtttgtttgtctatctgtgagcaaagatcaggtaaaaactaaagaacagatttggaggaaatgttcaggaaattttgtcacataaaacaatggattaaatttagGTGCCGATCCAGATGTTTCTATTCCACTGTAGCCTTGGAGGAGGTTCTTCTAGTTTATACTGTGTATTGATACTATGAAAGACACTATTTTTTGTactgataaaaatatatatattctgctatggcttttggttttagTGGGCCACCCTGGGATTGTCAATGGCCCCCATCTGGCTCCATACCCCGCTTTGAAAACACCCTGGATGCGCCCCTgcaactgaactgaactgtcaTGGCGGCCCAGGTTCGTGCAGTGATCTCGGGTCAGTGGCTGGCGAACGCTGTCAGGACCAATCTCGTCGGTCCGAAGCTGGCCGTCCTGGACTGCTCCTGGTATCTCCCCAAAGCGAAGCGGAACACCAGGGACGAGTTCGCCCAGAAGCACATCCCGGGCGCCTCGTTTTTCGACATAGACGAGTGCTGCGATAAAAGCTCCGAGTTGGACCACATGCTGCCGAGCCCCGGCTTCTTCTCGCAGTATGTCGGAGATCTCGGCATCGGCAACGACACACACGTCGTCGTGTACGACACCAGCGGCTCGGGTTCGTTCAGCGCGCCGCGCGTGTGGTGGATGTTCCGGGTGTTCGGCCACGGCTCCGTCTCGGTGCTGGACGGAGGCATGAAGAGCTGGGAGGCTGACGGACGCCCGGTGAGCTCCGAGCACAAGAAGCCGGAGCGCAGAGAGTTCCGAGCGACCCTGAACGCGTCGTGGGTGAAGAGCTACGAGGACGTCCTGGACAACATCAAGACCAAGAAGGTCCAGGTGGTGGACGGGAGGTCTGCTGGCAGGTTTAAGGGGACCGACCCAGAACCCAGAGATGGTGAGCAGGGCTGGTTTAAACTGTGCAAAGTCTTCTTATTAAACACCACATCACAGAACTCAGAAATGTCCTTGTTTCCTCAGCTACTTTGTTCAAGGACTCCTGTTCTCAAGTTGAAGGTCAAGTTCTAGTCAGCATTTTAAAAGTCCTGATTCTTTACACACCTGtgcacaatttgttttttgcttagtTCACATTAAACCAGTTTTACCATTCTCCTCTATCACCTCTCTCCTAATGTAGACTTGTACaggtgaggtttttttttttttagaaacatctttaaaatctttttccaGTAACCCGTTGTACCAGGATTGTTCAAAACAGTCCCTATACACCTTGTCATTTTCTGTGAGATAGAAAAAAGGCGGTATGTGTcagtcaaaacacaacaaactctATGAAACAAAACTTTGGGGCTCCTCAGGGATGTGTGTTTAGTCCTTTGCTCTTCATGCTGACACATGGACAGATGTCATTCAACCGTAACTAATGATCCAATGCACATATTGTTATCTGCCAATCATGTTAAGGTGGTCTGTTGGCGAATATAGACATGAAGTCTACAGAGATATATAGTCTGCTCAAAGTCAGATGAATACAGCAAAGATCTCCAAGTAATAatattatctttaaaatgttttcacctcCTCTTGTCTCACCCTCTCAGATACCCTGCCTGGACATTACCCCGGAGCCATCAACATGCCGTATACAACATTCCTGGATTCTTCTGGAAAACATCTCGAAACTGAGGCCCTGGCCAAGCTCTTCAAGGACGCCGGGGTGGACCTGGAGCGTCCGCTCTGGGCTTCCTGCGGTTCTGGAGTCACGGCGTGTCACATCATCCTGGCCGCTCATCGGCTCGGCCACCCGGGCGTCCCTCTGTTTGATGGTTCCTGGGTCGAATGG
It encodes:
- the LOC108236205 gene encoding 3-mercaptopyruvate sulfurtransferase-like codes for the protein MAAQVRAVISGQWLANAVRTNLVGPKLAVLDCSWYLPKAKRNTRDEFAQKHIPGASFFDIDECCDKSSELDHMLPSPGFFSQYVGDLGIGNDTHVVVYDTSGSGSFSAPRVWWMFRVFGHGSVSVLDGGMKSWEADGRPVSSEHKKPERREFRATLNASWVKSYEDVLDNIKTKKVQVVDGRSAGRFKGTDPEPRDDTLPGHYPGAINMPYTTFLDSSGKHLETEALAKLFKDAGVDLERPLWASCGSGVTACHIILAAHRLGHPGVPLFDGSWVEWFKRASPDMIITEGEGKKV